In Mustela nigripes isolate SB6536 chromosome 2, MUSNIG.SB6536, whole genome shotgun sequence, a single window of DNA contains:
- the LOC132012232 gene encoding OX-2 membrane glycoprotein-like isoform X2 — translation MGFPLHFILHLLMLPIWVQGSGSPHRIKYKNNETAVFGENVTIFCNLTTPADIVQITWQKIQGSLPQNIGTYSSVYGETILPPYRDRLHCEVIEPNSSFITIREVTFEDEACYKCLFNVFPHGSHGGQICLTIIALSGLKTELQSNLDSEDFLRFIYSAMGKPVPQISLFPSKVLINPPEEYLAQNPNGTVTITKMCNISLETVRSLGLQYLTVRMDHPLRNEEKIVPLSVKQECTSHSPYTWLCIVGLPILLLCFLSIVIYLVWRKKKSENALETALQLSQPDVESLINQDFPVYRS, via the exons atggGCTTTCCACTCCATTTCATCCTCCATCTCCTCATGCTTCCCATCTGGGTACAAGGATCAG GTTCCCCacacagaataaaatacaaaaataatgaaacagctGTATTTGGAGAAAATGTGACCATCTTCTGCAATTTAACAACTCCAGCAGATATTGTGCAAATTACCTGGCAGAAGATTCAAGGTTCTTTGCCACAAAATATTGGCACATATAGCAGTGTATATGGAGAAACGATTCTTCCACCATACAGAGATCGACTGCACTGTGAGGTCATTGAACCCAATTCCTCATTCATAACTATCCGTGAAGTAACATTTGAAGATGAAGCTTGCTACAAATGTCTATTTAATGTGTTCCCACACGGCAGCCATGGGGGACAAATCTGCCTTACCATTATAG CTCTATCTGGATTAAAAACCGAACTCCAGTCCAATCTTGACTCTGAagattttcttagatttatttactCAGCTATGGGAAAACCTGTTCCTCAGATATCTCTTTTCCCATCAAAAGTCTTGATTAATCCACCTGAGGAATACCTTGCTCAGAATCCAAATGGCACAGTGACTATCACTAAAATGTGCAACATATCCTTGGAGACTGTGAGGTCCCTAGGTCTCCAATATCTGACTGTGCGCATGGATCATCCTCTAAGGAATGAAGAGAAGATTGTTCCTTTGTCAGTCAAACAGGAAT GTACTTCTCATTCTCCTTATACTTGGTTGTGTATCGTTGGTCTACCCATACTTCTGCTATGTTTTTTGTCAATTGTTATTTATCttgtttggagaaagaaaaa GTCAGAGAATGCTCTTGAAACTGCactccagctgagccagcctgATGTGGAATCTTTAATCAACCAAGATTTTCCTGTATACAG
- the LOC132012232 gene encoding nectin-1-like isoform X1 encodes MGFPLHFILHLLMLPIWVQGSGSPHRIKYKNNETAVFGENVTIFCNLTTPADIVQITWQKIQGSLPQNIGTYSSVYGETILPPYRDRLHCEVIEPNSSFITIREVTFEDEACYKCLFNVFPHGSHGGQICLTIIALSGLKTELQSNLDSEDFLRFIYSAMGKPVPQISLFPSKVLINPPEEYLAQNPNGTVTITKMCNISLETVRSLGLQYLTVRMDHPLRNEEKIVPLSVKQECTSHSPYTWLCIVGLPILLLCFLSIVIYLVWRKKKSENALETALQLSQPDVESLINQDFPVYRAKNSGTC; translated from the exons atggGCTTTCCACTCCATTTCATCCTCCATCTCCTCATGCTTCCCATCTGGGTACAAGGATCAG GTTCCCCacacagaataaaatacaaaaataatgaaacagctGTATTTGGAGAAAATGTGACCATCTTCTGCAATTTAACAACTCCAGCAGATATTGTGCAAATTACCTGGCAGAAGATTCAAGGTTCTTTGCCACAAAATATTGGCACATATAGCAGTGTATATGGAGAAACGATTCTTCCACCATACAGAGATCGACTGCACTGTGAGGTCATTGAACCCAATTCCTCATTCATAACTATCCGTGAAGTAACATTTGAAGATGAAGCTTGCTACAAATGTCTATTTAATGTGTTCCCACACGGCAGCCATGGGGGACAAATCTGCCTTACCATTATAG CTCTATCTGGATTAAAAACCGAACTCCAGTCCAATCTTGACTCTGAagattttcttagatttatttactCAGCTATGGGAAAACCTGTTCCTCAGATATCTCTTTTCCCATCAAAAGTCTTGATTAATCCACCTGAGGAATACCTTGCTCAGAATCCAAATGGCACAGTGACTATCACTAAAATGTGCAACATATCCTTGGAGACTGTGAGGTCCCTAGGTCTCCAATATCTGACTGTGCGCATGGATCATCCTCTAAGGAATGAAGAGAAGATTGTTCCTTTGTCAGTCAAACAGGAAT GTACTTCTCATTCTCCTTATACTTGGTTGTGTATCGTTGGTCTACCCATACTTCTGCTATGTTTTTTGTCAATTGTTATTTATCttgtttggagaaagaaaaa GTCAGAGAATGCTCTTGAAACTGCactccagctgagccagcctgATGTGGAATCTTTAATCAACCAAGATTTTCCTGTATACAG
- the LOC132012232 gene encoding OX-2 membrane glycoprotein-like isoform X3 — MGFPLHFILHLLMLPIWVQGSGSPHRIKYKNNETAVFGENVTIFCNLTTPADIVQITWQKIQGSLPQNIGTYSSVYGETILPPYRDRLHCEVIEPNSSFITIREVTFEDEACYKCLFNVFPHGSHGGQICLTIIALSGLKTELQSNLDSEDFLRFIYSAMGKPVPQISLFPSKVLINPPEEYLAQNPNGTVTITKMCNISLETVRSLGLQYLTVRMDHPLRNEEKIVPLSVKQECTSHSPYTWLCIVGLPILLLCFLSIVIYLVWRKKKSENALETALQLSQPDVESLINQDFPVYR; from the exons atggGCTTTCCACTCCATTTCATCCTCCATCTCCTCATGCTTCCCATCTGGGTACAAGGATCAG GTTCCCCacacagaataaaatacaaaaataatgaaacagctGTATTTGGAGAAAATGTGACCATCTTCTGCAATTTAACAACTCCAGCAGATATTGTGCAAATTACCTGGCAGAAGATTCAAGGTTCTTTGCCACAAAATATTGGCACATATAGCAGTGTATATGGAGAAACGATTCTTCCACCATACAGAGATCGACTGCACTGTGAGGTCATTGAACCCAATTCCTCATTCATAACTATCCGTGAAGTAACATTTGAAGATGAAGCTTGCTACAAATGTCTATTTAATGTGTTCCCACACGGCAGCCATGGGGGACAAATCTGCCTTACCATTATAG CTCTATCTGGATTAAAAACCGAACTCCAGTCCAATCTTGACTCTGAagattttcttagatttatttactCAGCTATGGGAAAACCTGTTCCTCAGATATCTCTTTTCCCATCAAAAGTCTTGATTAATCCACCTGAGGAATACCTTGCTCAGAATCCAAATGGCACAGTGACTATCACTAAAATGTGCAACATATCCTTGGAGACTGTGAGGTCCCTAGGTCTCCAATATCTGACTGTGCGCATGGATCATCCTCTAAGGAATGAAGAGAAGATTGTTCCTTTGTCAGTCAAACAGGAAT GTACTTCTCATTCTCCTTATACTTGGTTGTGTATCGTTGGTCTACCCATACTTCTGCTATGTTTTTTGTCAATTGTTATTTATCttgtttggagaaagaaaaa GTCAGAGAATGCTCTTGAAACTGCactccagctgagccagcctgATGTGGAATCTTTAATCAACCAAGATTTTCCTGTATACAGGTAA